A DNA window from Pogona vitticeps strain Pit_001003342236 chromosome 2, PviZW2.1, whole genome shotgun sequence contains the following coding sequences:
- the ADRB2 gene encoding beta-2 adrenergic receptor, producing METVSATTSLHPTLSANGSSSSSGDPNPGNSTASEEGWVVGMGILMSVIVLAIVFGNVLVITAIARFQRLQTVTNYFITSLACADLLMGVGVIPFGASHIIQRTWKFGNSWCNIWTSIDVLCVTASIETLCVIAVDRYFAITSPFKYQSHLTKNKARVVILLVWVISILTSFLPIQMNWYKANTQEAEQCYQDESCCDFFINGEYAIISSIISFYLPLVVMVFVYGRVFQVAQKQLKKIDKCEGRFHQQSSQQEQNSGKGSHRRASKFCLKEHKALKTLGIIMGTFTLCWLPFFIVHFVHAIDETVIPKFLYIFLNWLGYVNSAFNPLIYCRSPDFRYAFQEILCFRRSALKMYMNGYSSSNGKADFNGDHNGYHVAQKKAHELLCEEGSPPPGEDFLHCKEIPGCPGMVES from the coding sequence ATGGAAACGGTGAGCGCCACCACTTCTTTGCACCCCACCCTCAGCGccaatggcagcagcagcagtagcggCGACCCGAACCCGGGCAATTCCACGGCATCCGAGGAAGGCTGGGTGGTGGGCATGGGTATCCTGATGTCCGTGATCGTGCTGGCGATCGTCTTCGGCAACGTGCTGGTGATCACCGCCATCGCCCGGTTCCAGAGGCTGCAGACGGTCACCAACTACTTCATCACATCGCTGGCCTGTGCGGACCTCCTGATGGGCGTCGGGGTGATCCCTTTCGGGGCCAGCCACATCATCCAGCGCACCTGGAAGTTCGGGAACTCCTGGTGTAACATCTGGACCTCCATCGATGTGCTGTGTGTCACCGCCAGCATTGAGACGCTCTGTGTCATCGCGGTGGACAGGTACTTTGCCATCACTTCCCCTTTCAAGTATCAAAGCCACTTGACCAAGAATAAAGCCAGGGTGGTCATCTTGTTGGTTTGGGTCATCTCTATCCTCACCTCCTTCTTGCCTATCCAGATGAACTGGTACAAAGCCAACACGCAGGAAGCCGAGCAGTGCTACCAAGACGAGAGCTGTTGTGACTTCTTCATCAACGGGGAGTACGCCATCATTTCTTCCATCATCTCTTTCTACTTGCCCCTGGTGGTCATGGTGTTTGTCTACGGCAGGGTCTTCCAGGTTGCCCAGAAGCAGCTCAAGAAGATAGACAAGTGCGAGGGGAGGTTTCACCAGCAAAGTTCACAGCAGGAGCAAAACTCTGGGAAGGGAAGCCACCGGAGAGCATCCAAGTTCTGCTTGAAAGAACACAAAGCTCTGAAAACCCTGGGCATCATCATGGGCACCTTCACTTTGTGCTGGCTCCCGTTCTTTATTGTCCACTTTGTGCATGCCATTGATGAGACAGTGATCCCCAAAttcctgtacatttttttaaactggctGGGATATGTCAATTCGGCTTTTAACCCCTTAATTTACTGCCGGAGCCCAGACTTCAGGTATGCTTTCCAGGAGATCCTCTGCTTCAGGAGATCTGCCCTCAAAATGTATATGAACGGATATTCCAGTAGCAATGGGAAAGCTGACTTCAATGGGGATCACAATGGCTATCACGTGGCACAAAAGAAGGCCCATGAATTGTTGTGTGAAGAAGGAAGCCCCCCTCCTGGGGAGGACTTTTTGCACTGTAAAG